The region CGGACCTTTTTTATCCATTGGGGCCATTCTTTATCTCTTCTGGGGAAAAGCGGTAACCCAATGGTATCTGGGTCTCCTCCTTGCATAAATAACAGAAAGATTTACCGCGGAGAACGCAGAGAAGCGCAAAGATGGGACACAATCTGAAAGGGATATAGGAGTACTTTCTCTCTGCATTCTCAGCATGCTCTGCGGGGAACTAATAAGTTTATGAAAAAATACGGCCTAAGTATCCGCACCAAAATCGCCCTTACCTTTGTGTTTCTCTTGCTAACCGGGATGTTCCTGGTGGCCGTTGTTTCCGTAAAGATGGCCGAACGGAGCATCGCCCGGCAAAAGATAGACAGCGCAGCCATTCTGGTCCAGAACCTTGCCAACGTAATCAACCAGCTATCGAGAGATTCAGACATACGGGAAAACGGACCGGGTGATGTCCAGTCCCTGCTCAGTTCTTATCTCAGCCCATCCAGTTTTGACTACATAGCCCTGGTAAGAAGCGACGGGGTGATCGTCTCAGAAGCGGCATTTGAAGCCATAAATTTGCCCCCCTTATCCGCCGAAGCAAAGCTTCAGGCCTCGGCTGAGAGACCGGTTTGTAACCTTACCGGGGCAGACAATTTCTCCTTTTTCAGGAGAGACCTGCGCCTTGCCGCCGTGTTCCCCATTTTCAAGGACGGCCGCCGGTGGGGTGTTATATATGCCAAAAGTCTGCTCAGTGACCTGCGGCAGGAGATAGCGCAGATCTACAAGCTGACCTTCTTTTACATTGTTCTTGATGCCGTGCTCCTTTTCCTTTTCGGCTATCTTCTTATCTCCAGGGATGTCGTCCGGCCCATAAGACGTCTGACCTCCCTTGTGGATACCATCGGCAGTGGAGACCCTGGCCCTTTTATACATTCCGAACAACAAAATGAAATCGGAAAACTTTACCACGCCTTTGCCCGTATGGATAAACGTCTAGGTGAACAAAAAAAAGAGATAAAGGAATACATTGCCTCCCTGGAAAATGCCAATCGTGAGCTTAATAAGGTACAGGAAGAGGTAATCCGTTCTGAAAAACTGGCCTCGGTAGGCCGGTTAGCCGCCGGAGTGGCCCATGAAATCGGTAATCCATTGGCCGCCATCATAGGTTACGTTGAGCTTTTATTACAACGTGCGGTCAGTGAGGAAGAGGAACGTGATTTTCTCGCCCGTATCGCCTCGGAGTTGCAGCGCATAAATGGTATCATACGCGACCTGCTCGATTTCTCCCGTCCCTCCCCCCAAAAGATCGAAGGAGTGTCTGTTAACGAAGTTATCGAAGGCAGTCTTTCCCTCCTTTCACATCAGAAAACCATGCGTTATATCGGTATCCAGACTGACCTACAGCCAGACCTGCCACTCGCCCGGGCCAACGCCCAGCAGTTAAAACAGGTCGTTATCAATATCCTGGCCAACGCTGCCGCCGCCATGCCTATCGGCGGAGACCTGCGCATCAAATCAGGGCTAAAGGAAATAGCCGAAAATGACGAACAACAGAGATATGTAGTGATTGATATAGAAGACAGCGGGACCGGGATCAAACCGGAAGACCTGCCCAGGGTCTTTGATCCCTTCTTCACCACAAAACTACCGGGAGAAGGCACAGGTCTGGGTCTGGCGATCTCTTTGCGTATTATGGAATCGTTTGGCGGAAAGATAACCGTAGAAAGCGCCATAGGCAAGGGCACAAAATTCAGCCTTATCCTAAAAGAATGGAGGCATTCAGCAATCAGCAGTCAGCCATCAGCTATAAACGGTGAATAGTAAATTATAAAGTAGCTACCCAGGTCCAAAGTTCCAAGGTTCACGGTTCAAGATTAGAGAGCGATGAAGATTGATATGAAAAGCGCAAAGTAGCCAACCGTGAACCTGACAACCTAAGTAATTACATTATAAATGCTGATAACTGAACGCTGATAGTTGAGAGCTACGATATGTCTAAAAATCGTATTCTGGTCATAGATGATGAAGAAAACATGCGGCACGTGTTGACAGCCATCCTTAAAAAAGAAGGCTATGCGGTGGATACGTGTCCGGACGCGGTTTCCGGCCTTAAAAAACTGGAAGAACAGTGCTATGACCAGGTCTTATGTGATATCTGCATGTCAGGCATGGACGGCCTATCCTTTTTAAGGGAGGTTGGGGCTCGAAATTTTGACACTACAGTTATAGTCATGTCGGCTTACGGGAGTGTAGATACGGCTATTGAAGCCATTAAAATCGGCGCTTATGACTATATAGACAAGCCCTTTAAGCCTAATGAAATCATCCTGACCCTGAAAAAGGCGGAGGAGCGTGCCCGACTCAGGCGGGAAAATATCCGTCTTAAGGAAGAAGTAGAGAGAAGTTATTCTTTCAGTAACATCGTAGCCAAGTCTGCGGCTATGCTTCAGATATTTGATATGGTCAAAAAGATTGCCGATTACAAGACAACCGTCCTCATACTCGGTGAAAGCGGTACTGGAAAAGAGTTAATTGCCAAGGCCATACACTATAATAGTGTGCGGCGTGGGAAACCGCTTGTTACCATAAACTGTGGCGGCATACCGGAAACTCTCCTGGAAAGCGAGCTATTTGGGCATGTAAAAGGCGCTTTTACGGATGCCTACCGGGCCAAAAAAGGCCTGTTTGAAGAAGCCCATGGCGGGACACTTTTCCTGGACGAGGTGGGCGAGCTGCCCATGTCCCTCCAGGTCAAACTACTCCGTGCCCTGCAAGACGAAGAGATACGCCCTCTCGGAGACACACGGGCTACAAAGGTCGATGTCCGGATTATTGCCGCCACCGCCAGGGATCTGGCCAGGGAGATAGAAAAAAATACCTTCCGGGATGACCTTTTCTATCGTCTTAACGTCCTTTCCATCCACGTGCCGCCGCTACGGGAAAGGCGGGAAGATATTTCCTTACTGGTCGTCCATTTTATCCAGAAGTACAATAGCCGTCTGGGCACCAATGTTGAAGGAATTTCCCCGGAAGCCATGCATCGCCTCATGGAATACGAATGGCGGGGCAATGTGCGCGAATTGGAAAATGTAGTGGAACGGGCCATGGTGCTCACAGAGAGCAAAATAATGGGGTTGGAATACTTCCCGTCCTCTATACAAAAGGGCCGTGATACCTTTCCCGACGAAATCCTGGAAGGCGTAACATCCATCAAAAAGGCCACCAAGTCCGTGGAACGGGCATTGATCAAGCGCGCCCTGGAACAAACTAAAGGAAACCGAACGCAAGCTGCTCATATACTAGAGGTAAGCCTTCCGGCCCTGCTTTATAAAATGAAAGAATATAAGATAGGGTGATTCGTTGAATCACCCCTCAATGCTAGAATTTGAATAAAAGATTTACAAGAATTGGAGGGTCGGGGTACGCGGAATAAATATAACCCTGAAATACACCGCCGACGTTCCATTCGTCTGAAAGACTACGATTATAGGCAGGCCGGGGGCTATTTTGTAACTGTATGTACGCAGAACAGGGAATGTTTGTTTGGTGACGTAGCGGATGGAGAAATGCGGTTGAACGAGGCCGGACGAATGACGATAAAGACATGGATTGGTTTGACGGATCGTTTCCCGTTTATTGAATTGGATGAATTTGTGGTTATGCCCAATCATATGCACGGAATAATCCTTCTCGTAGGGGCAGGGCTTGCCCTGCCCAATAGGGGCGCAGCAAGCAGCGCCCCTACCTTGGGGGATGTTATGCGAACGTTTAAATCAATTGCTACAATCAATATAAATCGTCTTCTTGAACGCACAGGACGAGCTCTCTGGCAACGCAATTATTACGAACATATCATCCGCAATGAAGAAGACTTGAATCGTATCCGTGAATACATTACTAACAACCCCACCCGTTGGGCAGAGGATGAAGATAATCCGGAAAACATAAAACAACATGCAAATCTTTTAAATATGTAAAATTTTTTTATGATCATTTTCCCCTTTACGTTTCACAGCATCTGCTATTTTTTCAACAATTTCTTTAAGTTATAACATACGGTGCCGATAAGAAACAGTAGGCACGCTTCTTGCTAGCAAGTACATTCAGGAGGATTAAAGTGCCCAAGAGGAAGTACAGAATGAACCTGCCGGGGAATCACCGTGGATTTACTCTGACGGAATTGATGATGGTGGTGGCTTTGATGGCCATCATGGCAGCCATAGCCGTCCCCAACATTATCGCACAGATGCCGAAATATCGGTTGAACGGAGCGGCCAGACAGGTCCTGGGAGATTTGGTAGCCGCAAGGATGCAGGCCGTCAGTCAAAATAATGAACTCAAGGTGTTTTTTTTAGATAACCATCGCTACATGATATTAGACGATGATGATAATAATGGCACGGCTGATACCGGTGAGGCAACACAGACAAAAGACATTCAGACGGATTATCACGATGTCACCTTTAACTCAAACAATGACCCGATATTCCAACCAAACGGCACAGCCAGCAATCTAGCTACTATAACTCTGAGCAATACCAGTGGGTCGTATAGTATTACCATTAGCAGCGCCGGACGGGTGAGAATAAATTGAGGGAAGAAATGGATATTCCTATGGTGTGCAACCTACAGAATAAAAAAGGTTTTACATTGATCGAGGTCCTCGTTGCCATGCTGGTACTGGCCATAGGATTGTTGGGCTTAGCAACTTTGGCCTCAACAGTGATAAACGGTAATGCTTTCAGCAACGAAATGACCACGGCTACGACCCTGGCCCAGGAAAAACTGGAAGATATTCAAGGGCAGGGTTATGCCAGTGTATTTTCAACTAGCGAGAACTACGGCAGTATCACAGGTTACAGTGCCTACAAGAGAGTTGCAAGTGTAGCTACGGACTCCCCTGCTACAGGGATGAAAACGGTGACCGTTACGGTTTCCTGGGACGCAGATGCCCATTCGGTCGATCTGAAAACTATCCTGGCGGAATAAAAATGAAACATTCAGGTCTCAAAGAGATACAAGAAACAATGAAAACAATCCCCCCTCACCCCCCTTTACTAAAGGGGGGAATCCGTGAAGTTCCCCTTTGGAAAAGGGGGATACAGGGGGATTTTCAGATGAAAAGGGATCAGAATAAAACGCCCGGTTTCTCCCTGGTGGAGCTCCTTATTGCCATCGCCATCAGCGGGATGGTTCTGGCTGCCGTGTCCAGTCTATTTATCATGCAAAATAAATCCTACAGCGTCCAGGAACAGGTTGCTGAGATGCAGCAAAACGCACGGGCGGCTATGGATATCATGACCCGTGAGATAAGAACGGCAGGATGTGACCCGAGTGGCTCTGCCAATGCGGGCATTGTAAGCGCCGCCTCTGGTTCTATCAATTTTACCCAAGATATTACTGATGATGCAGGCACAGGTGATCCCGATGGGGACACGGCCGATGCCAACGAAAATATCACCTACTCACTTTATACTTCCAGCGGCATACAAAAAATCGGACGTGATACCGGCGGCGGCAACCAACCCGTTGCGGAGAATATTCAAGCGCTCACCTTTGCCTATTATGATAGCGCTGGCAATACTACTGCCGTACTGGCCGATATCCGCCAGATAGAGCTCACTATAACCGCCAGGACTGCCAATCCAGACCCTGATTATACTACCAATGGCGGGTACAGGACCTGTACTTTGACTTCTCTGATAACTCCAAGAAACCTGGCCTATTAATTAAGGGGGTGGGAGATATGGTCCAAAGACTAAAGTCCAAGAAATTCCGGCACAGTGGGATGTTATATAAAAATGAAAAAGGAATTGCCCTGATTACAGCGCTCCTTTTTTTAATGGTTCTCACTATCCTGGCAACCACCGCTATCGTGATAAGTAGTACAGATATCAAGATCGGCGGTAATTATAAGTTAACTAAACAGGCACTTTATGATGCCGAGGCTGGTATCCAATACGCAATCAAAAATATCGAAAACGGCCTCGCCGCAGAAACTCTTTCTCTTACCGGAAGTTCAATAGCCGTGAACTATACGGCGCCATCCGGCTTCTCTTTTGATCCGATCACCAATCTCACACAGGTAGGAAGCAATAATAACTATAGCTTTCGGGCTACCGGACACTCTGCAAGTAGCGCCAAGGCTACTATTGAAGTGGTCATAAAACAGGATCCAGTCTTTAATTATGGCGTTTTTGGGGACGACTTAGTCGATCTGAAGGCATCTGGTTGCGTTTATAGTTATAACTCGCATACAACTCCCAACCCACAGCCATCTGACTCCACCGGTGAGGGGGATGTCGGCTCTAATGTTGCAGTCCAGACGTACATGAGTACTTATGTTGATGGTGATGTGGCGCTGGGAAATGACGAAATTGGCAACGAAGGGGTTTATATCCCGAATGGCGTTCCCATAATCACCGGCACTGCCGGCGTGGATGTTGATCGGGTGGACCCGGATCCATTGGGCGCCGTCAGTGGCGACCTGGCATCAACATTTTCAACCGTCAGCAGCGGCAGCAATGATAATGCCTGGGGTGGAATAACCGGTGATACCATCAATCTGGGCACCGGCAATACTATGATATTGTATGGGAAGGCAGGAGGCGCAAATTACTACGTAACTGATATCAACCTTAACAATGGAGCAACGCTGAACATCGATGCGACAGCCGGACCGGTCAATATCTATTTAGCCGGAGGGTTAGATGCCAAAAACGGATCGGCTATCAACATCACCGGAGCGCCACCTGACTTCACCATTTACTCCAATTCGACGGATAGTATTGTATTTAGGCATGGAGGTACCTTCAAAGGTACGGTTTATGCTCCATATGCCCCGGTTGAGATGAAAAACAGTTCGGATGTATACGGCCTTATCTGGGCCAATACTTCAGACATAAAAAACACGGGAGAATTCTACTTCGACACAGCATTAAAAGATAAGTACCTCTCCGATAATGTCTCCATATTATCCTGGAGAGAAGTTAGGTAAAAAACCTTTCCGGCGAGGGGATAAAAATGCAAATAGCTATAATACAAAAACCTCACACAGTAAAACTACTCGGAGCCTTTTGTAGAGATGAAAGAGGAATCGTACTAATTACAGCGCTCCTTTTCTTGATGGTTCTCACTGTCCTGGGAACTACGGCTATCGTGATAAGTAGCACAGATATCAAGATCGGCGGGAATTATAAGTTGAGTAAACAGGCGTTTTATGATGCCGAGGCTGGTATCCAATACGCAATCAAGAACATCGAAAACGGCCTCGCCGCAGAAACTCTTTCTCTTACCGGAAGTTCAATAGCCGTGAACTATACGGCGCCATCCGGCTTCTCGTTCGATCCGATCACCACCCTCACACAGGTGGGAAGCACCAGTAACTACAGCTTTCAGGCTACGGGCCACGCCGCAAATAATACGAGCAGCGCCATCGAGGTAGTCATAAAGCGTGATACCTTACTCAACTATGGCATATTTGGGGATGACGAAATAGACATGAAAAACTCAGGAGCAGCGTACAGCTACGACTCCCGCGTGACTCCGAATCCGACGCCGGCCGACTCCACCGGTGAGGCGGACATCGGCTCTAATGAGCATGTAATAACTCACAATGGTACAATTGTCGATGGGGATATAGCTCTGGGAGAAGACGAATCTGGAAACGATGCGGTTTATGAAGAGCATGGCGGCAGTCCCGGCCCCACAGTCACCGGCGTGGAAGGAGTAGATGTGGACCGGGTCAATCCTGACCCACTAGGCGCTATAGGCGGCGACCTGGCCACCACGTTTTCGACTGTCAGCAGCGGCAGCAATGATAATGTCTGGGGTGGAATAACCGGTAATACCATCAATCTGGGCAACGGCGACACCATGATATTGTATGGGAAGGCAGGGGGTGCTGATTACTATGTAACCGATATCACTCTTCACAATGGCGCCACACTGAATATCGATGCGACAGCCGGACCGGTCAACATCTATTTAACCGGAGGTCTGGATGCCAAAAACGGATCGGCTGTCAATATCACCGGAATGCCGCCGGACTTCACCATCTACTCTAATTCAACGGATAAGATAGACTTTAAACACGGCAGTGCTTTCAAGGGCACAGTCTATGCCCCCTATGCCCCGGTTGACATGAAAAATAGTTCGGCAGTATATGGTTTAATCTGGGCCAACACCGTGGACATAAAAAATTCCGGTCAATTTTTCTTTGATACAGCGCTGAAAGATAAGTTCGCCTCCGATGACATCTCTATAGTCTCGTGGAGAGAAGTCCGGGAATAAAAACCTGGAAGCCCTGCCAAGTACTTGGCAGGGCTTCTTTTTCTCCTTCGGCGAATCTACGACATCAATTTTCTTCTCCTTGCCAATTGACTTAATTCCTAGTATCATTCCAGATCATGTTCCGGGAAAAAATTCTTACTATTCTCTGGCCTGTAATCTTTCTTGCATTTTGCCTACCATTGACTGTGTATGCCGAGGACGGCTCCCCCTTCAAAGAAGGAGACGTCTTAACCTTAACGCAATGTATTGAAATCGCCCTAAAAAACCAGCCCACCCTAAAAGCGGCGCGTAGTTCGGTTGAGGTCGGCCAGGCCCGGGTAACCCAATCCAAGGCCGATTATCTGCCGCAGATAAGCCTGAACTCCGCCTATGACCGTGTACATACGGAATTTTCCGGCCGCTTTATGTCGGCAGGCGGAACCACCAGTAATTATTCGTCGGGAGTTAACCTTACTCAACTATTTTATGATTTTGGCCGAACGGGTGGAAAGATAGAGGCCAGCCGTCAGAATCTGACTATGAGCGAATATGAGGCGCTGGATGTTATACAAGCGGTTATTCTCAACGTTGAACAGGCTTACTATAACCTGCTTAAGTCACGAAAGTTGCTGTCCGTAGCTGAAGAAACGACACGCCAGCGGGAAGAACACCTCAAACAGGCCCAGGCCTTCTACCGGGTGGGCACCAGGGCAAAAATCGACGTCACGAAGGCTGAGGTGGACCTGGCCAATAGCCATCTGGACAAAATCAAGGCTGAGAACGCCCTTAAGGTCGCCAAAGCCTCTCTGAATAATGCTATGGGGGTCAGAACTTCTATAGCTTATACAGTGGAAGATAACCTGCAATTTGTCCCTTTCCGTGAAGAGCTTACTGCCGTCACCGGGGAGGCCCTTAAAAGCCGCCCGGACACCCTGGCCCTGGATGCCCAATACAATTCCCAGAAGGCAACCTTAGAATCTGCCCTGGGAGAATATTATCCGAGCCTTAGCGGTAACGCCGCCTACAACCTCGAAGGGGATGAATACCCTAAGGACAAAAACTGGAACCTGGGGGCTACTATAACCTTTCCTATTTTTTCCGGTTTTGCTACAAAAGGCAAGGTGGCCGAAGCGCGTGCCCAACTCCAAAAGTTACAGGCAGAAAAAGAAGTCCTTGAACAAAATGTATGTCTGGAAGTTGAACAGGCCTTTTGGGCCACAAAAGAGGCTGAAGAATTGATACAGACTACGGAAAAAAATGTGATTCAGGCCCGGGAAAATCTGGATCTGGCTGAAGGCCGCTATAAAGCAGGGCTTGGATCAGCCATTGAGTTTATGGACGCCCAGATACTATATACAAAAGCAAATGTCGATCATATCCAGGCGCTTTATGACCACAAGGTAGCCGTGGCAACGCTCTTAAGGGCGGTGGGGAGATTAACTTTCAGCGCTCAGCAGTCAGCGATCAGCGTTCAGCAGACGGGAGACAGAAAATAGAGTTCAGAGACAGAAGCATGGCACAGAGAAAAGTGGATTAAAGAGACAAAAAATTATTCTCCGCGTTCTTTGCGTCTTTGCGGTGAAGGTGTTTCAGATGAAAAAAAAGCAATTTTATATAGCCCTACTGATCTTTCTTATAGCCATCGGGGTCGTTTTCTATGCCTTGAAGGGCGAAAAAGATACGGTTGGATACAAAACAGTAAAAGTAGAACGGGGAACTATTGCATCTACCGTCCTGGCCAGCGGAACAGTGAATCCGGTTGTTCTGGTGTCGGTTGGAAGCCAGGTCTCCGGCACTATCGAAAAAATCTACGTTGACTTCAACTCTCGAGTAGAAAAAGGCCAAATTATTGCCCAGATCGATCCCGCCGTTTTTCAAGCCGAGGTGGAGAAGGCCCGGGCAAACCATAAGAGCGCCCTCGCCAATCTGGAGCAGAAACAGGCACAGGTTACCGATGCCAAGAGAACATTCGAGCGTTATCGCGAATTAATAAAAAATGACCTGATTGCCCAGAGCGATGTGGATACGGCTGAAACCACTTACCAATCGGCCTCGGCCTTCTTTCGCGCCGCTGAAGCTGCTGTTTCGCAGGCCAAGGCCGCCCTTAACCTGGCGGAATCAAATTTGCGGTACACGACAATACGCTCCCCTGTAAACGGCATCGTGGTGTCACGAAATGTGGATGCGGGACAGACGGTCGCTGCCAGTTTTCAAGCGCCGGTACTCTTTACCATTGCCAAGGATTTGACTAAGATGCAGGTGGATACAAGCGTCGATGAAGCCGATATCGGCGTCACGAAGCCTGGGCAGAGAGCGGCGTTCACCGTTGACGCTTATCCAAGCGAGACCTTCATCGGAAAGGTGCTACAGGTACGCAATGCGGCTCAAGTGGTGCAGAACGTAGTGACCTATGATGTCATAGTCAGCGTGGACAACTCCTCTCTTAAGCTGAGACCGGGAATGACCGCCAATGTTTCCATCCTGATTGACGAGCGATCAAACGTCATCAAAATCCCCACTGCGGCGCTGCGGTTCACGCCACCGGAAGGAGAACGCAAGAAGGGCGCGCAGGAAACTCCCAAAGGCCCTCTCGTATGGAAATTACATCCCGATAACCGTCTTGAGCTCGTAGCCGTCAAACTTGGGATCGCAAACAGTCAACACGCAGAACTCCTCAAGGGCAACATCGCGGAAGGTGACCTCCTGGCAACAGAAACGCTTTCTACGGGGAAAAAGTCTGAAGCAAACAAGTCGCCGCAGTTCAGGCCCTTCTAAAAAGACGTATGCCACCGCTGATCGATACCCGAAACCTGACCAAGATATATCGCCTAGGCGATATATCCGTTAGGGCGTTGGACAATGTCACCCTTTCCATCGGCGCTGCAGAGTTCACGGCCATCATGGGGCACTCGGGATCCGGTAAATCAACCTTCATGAATATACTGGGGTGCCTGGATCGGCCCACAAGCGGTCAATACCTGCTGGAAGGGGAAGACGTCAGCAACCTTTCCACGAAACAGCTGGCCACCATTCGCAATCGCCGGATAGGTTTTGTCTTCCAGGGGTTTAACCTTCTGCGTCGCACCTCTGCGCTGGAAAACGTAGAACTCCCCCTTATCTACAGCCACATTCCGGCAAAGGAACGCCGCACGAAATCCCTTGAGGCCCTGGAAATCGTAGGCCTTTCCGGGCACGAACACCACCATTCCAACCAGCTGTCCGGCGGCCAGCAGCAGCGGGTAGCAATCGCCCGAGCCCTCGTCAATAGCCCATCCATTATCCTGGCTGATGAGCCGACCGGCAACTTGGATACGAAGACCAGCCTGGAAATAATGGCCATCTTTCAGACCCTCAACAGCGAACAGGGAATTACGGTTATTATAGTAACCCATGAGCCGGACATCGCTGCCTTTACGCGTAGGCATATAGTATTCAGAGATGGACAAATTATAGAAGATAAAGCAAATGAACCCAGAATAGGGAACTAACTGTTAACACCAAACATGTTCATTTCAAACAGTCTAAGAATTGCCTTGAACGCCCTCAAGGCTAATAAAATGCGGTCGCTGCTCACCATGCTTGGCATTATTATCGGCGTGGCGGCAGTGGTTATCATGGTGGCCATCGGTTCCGGCGCCAGCGCCCAGATTGCCCGTCAGATTGAAAGCGTAGGATCTAATTTGCTCATCGTCATCCCGGGAACGACAACCGCCGGCGGCGTACGTATGGGGGCCGGCACGGTTTCAACCTTAACCCTGGCCGACTCAGAGGCAATCGTTCAGAACTGTCCGAGCGTAGCCCGGGTAGCGCCTGTTTGGGGTGGAGTAGCCCAGGCCGTTTACGGCAACCAGAACTGGAGTACAGGGGTCACCGGGACAACAATTTCAATGTTTGCAATCAGGGATTGGACGTTGACAGCGGGCCGCTTTTTTACGGGACAAGAGACAAAAGCAGCGGCAAAGGTGGCTCTTCTTGGACAGACCGTGGTTAACAATCTTTTCGGTGGCGCCGATCCCATAGGCGAGATAGTGCGGATCAAAGGTATGCCTATGCAGGTCATTGGGGTACTCGCAGTCAAGGGGCAGTCCCCTCGTGGCGATGACCAGGACGATGCTATCTATGTTCCCATCACTACCGCGCAGAAAAGACTGTTCGGGACCCATATCCCGGGCACAGTACGCGTCATAATGGTACAAGCCAGGGATACGGAACTCATGGCCAAGGCCGAGGAGGAAATTAACCCTCTTCTGGAACAGCGCCACCGGATTCAGAAAGGCGCCGACCGGGACTTCACGGTACGCAATCTCTCTGAAATCCTGGCCGCAGCCCAGGCCGCATACAAAACTATGTCGCTCCTCTTAGGTTCTATCGCCCTGGTTTCGCTCATAGTCGGTGGGATCGGTATCATGAATATCATGCTGGTGTCAGTGACTGAACGCACCAGGGAAATCGGTATTCGTATGGCGGTGGGGGCACAGGAAAGCGATATCTTGACCCAGTTCCTGATTGAATCCCTGGTTCTGAGTCTTGTCGGGGGTGTAATCGGTGTCATCCTCGGATTGACCGGAGCTGAGATCATGGCTGCCATGTCGGACTGGCCAGTGCTCATTTCATGGCAGGCTTTGCTCCTGGCTTTCGCGTTTTCTGCGATGGTCGGGATCTTCTTTGGGTTCTATCCGGCCCGCAAGGCCGCCCGCCTCAACCCGATCGATGCCTTGCGGTATGAATAGCTTTTAGCCATCAGCGG is a window of Thermodesulfobacteriota bacterium DNA encoding:
- a CDS encoding ATP-binding protein, which translates into the protein MKKYGLSIRTKIALTFVFLLLTGMFLVAVVSVKMAERSIARQKIDSAAILVQNLANVINQLSRDSDIRENGPGDVQSLLSSYLSPSSFDYIALVRSDGVIVSEAAFEAINLPPLSAEAKLQASAERPVCNLTGADNFSFFRRDLRLAAVFPIFKDGRRWGVIYAKSLLSDLRQEIAQIYKLTFFYIVLDAVLLFLFGYLLISRDVVRPIRRLTSLVDTIGSGDPGPFIHSEQQNEIGKLYHAFARMDKRLGEQKKEIKEYIASLENANRELNKVQEEVIRSEKLASVGRLAAGVAHEIGNPLAAIIGYVELLLQRAVSEEEERDFLARIASELQRINGIIRDLLDFSRPSPQKIEGVSVNEVIEGSLSLLSHQKTMRYIGIQTDLQPDLPLARANAQQLKQVVINILANAAAAMPIGGDLRIKSGLKEIAENDEQQRYVVIDIEDSGTGIKPEDLPRVFDPFFTTKLPGEGTGLGLAISLRIMESFGGKITVESAIGKGTKFSLILKEWRHSAISSQPSAINGE
- a CDS encoding prepilin-type N-terminal cleavage/methylation domain-containing protein; translation: MKRDQNKTPGFSLVELLIAIAISGMVLAAVSSLFIMQNKSYSVQEQVAEMQQNARAAMDIMTREIRTAGCDPSGSANAGIVSAASGSINFTQDITDDAGTGDPDGDTADANENITYSLYTSSGIQKIGRDTGGGNQPVAENIQALTFAYYDSAGNTTAVLADIRQIELTITARTANPDPDYTTNGGYRTCTLTSLITPRNLAY
- a CDS encoding pilus assembly PilX N-terminal domain-containing protein, giving the protein MVQRLKSKKFRHSGMLYKNEKGIALITALLFLMVLTILATTAIVISSTDIKIGGNYKLTKQALYDAEAGIQYAIKNIENGLAAETLSLTGSSIAVNYTAPSGFSFDPITNLTQVGSNNNYSFRATGHSASSAKATIEVVIKQDPVFNYGVFGDDLVDLKASGCVYSYNSHTTPNPQPSDSTGEGDVGSNVAVQTYMSTYVDGDVALGNDEIGNEGVYIPNGVPIITGTAGVDVDRVDPDPLGAVSGDLASTFSTVSSGSNDNAWGGITGDTINLGTGNTMILYGKAGGANYYVTDINLNNGATLNIDATAGPVNIYLAGGLDAKNGSAINITGAPPDFTIYSNSTDSIVFRHGGTFKGTVYAPYAPVEMKNSSDVYGLIWANTSDIKNTGEFYFDTALKDKYLSDNVSILSWREVR
- a CDS encoding pilus assembly PilX N-terminal domain-containing protein, with amino-acid sequence MQIAIIQKPHTVKLLGAFCRDERGIVLITALLFLMVLTVLGTTAIVISSTDIKIGGNYKLSKQAFYDAEAGIQYAIKNIENGLAAETLSLTGSSIAVNYTAPSGFSFDPITTLTQVGSTSNYSFQATGHAANNTSSAIEVVIKRDTLLNYGIFGDDEIDMKNSGAAYSYDSRVTPNPTPADSTGEADIGSNEHVITHNGTIVDGDIALGEDESGNDAVYEEHGGSPGPTVTGVEGVDVDRVNPDPLGAIGGDLATTFSTVSSGSNDNVWGGITGNTINLGNGDTMILYGKAGGADYYVTDITLHNGATLNIDATAGPVNIYLTGGLDAKNGSAVNITGMPPDFTIYSNSTDKIDFKHGSAFKGTVYAPYAPVDMKNSSAVYGLIWANTVDIKNSGQFFFDTALKDKFASDDISIVSWREVRE
- a CDS encoding transposase — its product is MEGRGTRNKYNPEIHRRRSIRLKDYDYRQAGGYFVTVCTQNRECLFGDVADGEMRLNEAGRMTIKTWIGLTDRFPFIELDEFVVMPNHMHGIILLVGAGLALPNRGAASSAPTLGDVMRTFKSIATININRLLERTGRALWQRNYYEHIIRNEEDLNRIREYITNNPTRWAEDEDNPENIKQHANLLNM
- a CDS encoding sigma-54 dependent transcriptional regulator, giving the protein MSKNRILVIDDEENMRHVLTAILKKEGYAVDTCPDAVSGLKKLEEQCYDQVLCDICMSGMDGLSFLREVGARNFDTTVIVMSAYGSVDTAIEAIKIGAYDYIDKPFKPNEIILTLKKAEERARLRRENIRLKEEVERSYSFSNIVAKSAAMLQIFDMVKKIADYKTTVLILGESGTGKELIAKAIHYNSVRRGKPLVTINCGGIPETLLESELFGHVKGAFTDAYRAKKGLFEEAHGGTLFLDEVGELPMSLQVKLLRALQDEEIRPLGDTRATKVDVRIIAATARDLAREIEKNTFRDDLFYRLNVLSIHVPPLRERREDISLLVVHFIQKYNSRLGTNVEGISPEAMHRLMEYEWRGNVRELENVVERAMVLTESKIMGLEYFPSSIQKGRDTFPDEILEGVTSIKKATKSVERALIKRALEQTKGNRTQAAHILEVSLPALLYKMKEYKIG
- the pilV gene encoding type IV pilus modification protein PilV, which encodes MDIPMVCNLQNKKGFTLIEVLVAMLVLAIGLLGLATLASTVINGNAFSNEMTTATTLAQEKLEDIQGQGYASVFSTSENYGSITGYSAYKRVASVATDSPATGMKTVTVTVSWDADAHSVDLKTILAE
- a CDS encoding GspH/FimT family pseudopilin, with amino-acid sequence MPKRKYRMNLPGNHRGFTLTELMMVVALMAIMAAIAVPNIIAQMPKYRLNGAARQVLGDLVAARMQAVSQNNELKVFFLDNHRYMILDDDDNNGTADTGEATQTKDIQTDYHDVTFNSNNDPIFQPNGTASNLATITLSNTSGSYSITISSAGRVRIN